From Drosophila nasuta strain 15112-1781.00 chromosome X, ASM2355853v1, whole genome shotgun sequence, one genomic window encodes:
- the LOC132795934 gene encoding uncharacterized protein LOC132795934, with amino-acid sequence MLFMDALFNSLLVVSSGYAMYTLHPLHTPYGYAAAAVSLVHGLLGVVRAANNDDDECNRLRQITSGIMELVPLPLTNIEFYLKSSSPHLAMAHGCFVVPLAFDVVAKWRDIEDNSTVTLKDLTLLGNVVSLLFLGVNQSSNVYGGMAAIAFGARYGSVLLDYYSEGLGSHINLLANSAFIMLMTMTLTAK; translated from the coding sequence ATGCTCTTCATGGATGCGCTATTCAATAGTCTGTTGGTTGTGAGCTCCGGCTATGCGATGTATACGTTGCATCCACTGCACACACCGTATGGCTATGCGGCAGCCGCAGTGAGTCTGGTGCATGGACTGCTGGGCGTGGTTCGAGCTGCgaacaatgatgatgatgaatgcAATCGCCTCAGGCAGATCACGTCGGGCATTATGGAACTGGTCCCGTTACCGTTGACCAACATTGAATTCTATCTGAAATCATCGTCGCCCCATCTGGCGATGGCACATGGCTGTTTTGTGGTGCCGCTCGCCTTTGATGTCGTTGCCAAGTGGCGTGACATCGAGGACAATTCAACGGTTACGCTCAAGGATCTGACGCTCCTGGGCAACGTTGTCTCGCTGCTTTTCCTCGGCGTGAATCAATCGAGCAACGTTTACGGCGGAATGGCGGCGATTGCGTTCGGTGCACGTTACGGCTCCGTTTTGCTCGATTACTACTCCGAGGGTCTGGGCAGTCACATCAATCTGTTGGCCAACTCCGCTTTTATTATGCTGATGACCATGACGCTGACAGCCAAATAG